A part of Streptomyces sp. NBC_01210 genomic DNA contains:
- a CDS encoding mycoredoxin → MQGTVTMYSTTWCGYCRRLKSQMDREGIAYTEINIEQDPHSAAFVEKANGGNQTVPTVLFADGSTLTNPSLAQVKQKISV, encoded by the coding sequence ATGCAGGGGACTGTGACGATGTACAGCACGACGTGGTGCGGCTACTGCCGTCGGCTGAAGAGCCAGATGGACCGCGAGGGCATCGCGTACACCGAGATCAACATCGAGCAGGACCCGCACTCCGCGGCCTTCGTCGAGAAGGCCAACGGGGGTAACCAGACCGTTCCGACCGTGCTCTTCGCGGACGGTTCGACGCTGACCAACCCCTCGCTGGCCCAGGTCAAGCAGAAGATCAGCGTCTGA
- the nudC gene encoding NAD(+) diphosphatase, which translates to MRTISNGTTHRSIGLTAPSGIDREAHHRLDEAWLAAAWSHPSTRVFVVSGGQALIDDTPDGRTELVMTPAFEAPVTETHRYFLGTDEEGVRYFALQKDALPGRMDQSARPAGLREAGLLLSQRDAGLLVHAVALENWQRLHRFCSRCGERTVIAAAGHIRRCQACGAEHYPRTDPAVIMLVTDEEDRALLGRQVHWPEGRFSTLAGFVEPGESIEQSVRREVWEEAGVTVGDVEYIASQPWPFPSSLMLGFMARATSSEINVDGEEIHEARWFSREDLRAAFESGEVLPPYGISIAARLIELWYGKPLPKPGDVA; encoded by the coding sequence GTGAGAACCATCAGTAACGGCACCACACACCGCTCGATCGGACTCACCGCGCCGAGCGGTATCGACCGCGAGGCGCACCACCGCCTCGACGAGGCATGGCTGGCGGCGGCGTGGAGCCACCCGTCGACCCGGGTCTTCGTGGTCTCCGGCGGTCAGGCGCTGATCGACGACACCCCCGACGGCCGCACCGAACTCGTCATGACGCCCGCTTTCGAGGCTCCTGTCACCGAGACCCACCGCTACTTCCTGGGGACGGACGAGGAGGGGGTGCGCTACTTCGCGCTCCAGAAGGACGCCCTGCCGGGACGTATGGACCAGTCGGCCCGCCCGGCCGGACTGCGGGAAGCCGGACTGCTGCTCTCGCAGCGCGACGCCGGCCTGCTGGTGCATGCGGTCGCGCTGGAGAACTGGCAGCGGCTGCACCGTTTCTGCTCACGCTGCGGCGAGCGCACGGTCATCGCGGCCGCGGGCCACATCCGGCGCTGCCAGGCTTGCGGAGCGGAGCACTACCCCCGTACCGACCCTGCTGTGATCATGCTCGTCACCGACGAGGAGGACCGCGCGCTGCTGGGCCGACAGGTGCACTGGCCGGAGGGTCGCTTCTCGACGCTCGCCGGCTTCGTGGAGCCCGGCGAGTCGATCGAGCAGTCCGTGCGCCGCGAGGTCTGGGAGGAGGCGGGCGTCACGGTCGGCGATGTCGAGTACATCGCCAGCCAGCCCTGGCCGTTCCCGTCCAGCCTGATGCTGGGCTTCATGGCGCGGGCGACGTCCTCCGAGATCAATGTGGACGGCGAAGAGATCCACGAGGCGCGCTGGTTCTCCCGGGAAGACCTGCGGGCCGCATTCGAGTCCGGGGAGGTGCTGCCTCCCTACGGGATCTCGATTGCGGCCCGTCTCATCGAGCTCTGGTACGGCAAGCCGCTGCCGAAGCCCGGAGATGTCGCCTAG
- a CDS encoding ATP-dependent DNA helicase UvrD2 yields the protein MPPCGQRPHPSPPTWQHGGVTAATHSSLFPQVPESADAVLDGLDPEQREVATALHGPVCVLAGAGTGKTRAITHRIAYGVRAGILQPASVLAVTFTNRAAGEMRGRLRQLGAGGVQARTFHSAALRQLQYFWPKVVGGELPRLLERKIQLVAEAAARCRIRLDRNELRDVTSEIEWAKVTQTVPADYPAAVAKSHRDAPRDPAEISQVYGMYEQLKRDRSVIDFEDVLLLTVGILQDRHDIADQIRRQYHHFVVDEYQDVSPLQQRLLDLWLGDRDSLCVVGDASQTIYSFTGATPDHLLNFRTRHPGATMVKLVRDYRSTPQVVHLANGLLSQAHGRAAEHRLELISQREAGPEPAYTEYADEPAEAEGTARRIRDLIASGVPAGEIAVLYRINAQSEVYEQALADAGVPYQLRGAERFFDRPEVREAGVALRGAARAGGNDSLLDDAEGLPAQVRAVLSTKGWTTEPPAGSGAVRDRWESLAALVRLAEDYVRVKPEATLADLVAELDERAAAQHAPTVQGVTLASLHSAKGLEWDAVFLVGLTEGMMPITYAKTDDQVEEERRLLYVGVTRARLHLSLSWALSRSPGGRASRRPTRFLNGMRPGSAAPGAPGARGAGGAGGIERGSGSRRKRRGPVLCRVCGKTLTDAGEMKLMRCEDCPSDMDEALYERLREWRSGQAKELGQPAYCVFTDKTLMAIAEAVPDSEGELAGISGVGGRKLERFGADVLTICAGQEVGGDDEED from the coding sequence TTGCCCCCCTGTGGACAACGGCCGCACCCATCTCCGCCGACCTGGCAGCATGGCGGTGTGACAGCAGCAACGCACTCCTCTCTTTTCCCACAGGTCCCCGAGTCGGCGGACGCGGTGCTCGACGGGCTCGACCCCGAGCAGCGCGAGGTCGCGACGGCCCTGCACGGTCCGGTGTGCGTGCTGGCAGGAGCCGGCACGGGCAAGACGCGCGCGATCACCCACCGCATCGCGTACGGCGTCCGCGCGGGGATACTCCAGCCCGCCAGTGTGCTGGCCGTCACCTTCACCAACCGCGCCGCGGGCGAGATGCGTGGGCGGCTGCGGCAGCTCGGCGCGGGCGGCGTCCAGGCGCGTACGTTCCACTCCGCCGCGCTGCGCCAGCTCCAGTACTTCTGGCCGAAAGTCGTCGGTGGCGAGCTGCCCCGCCTCCTCGAGCGCAAGATCCAGCTGGTCGCCGAGGCCGCCGCCCGTTGCCGTATCCGGCTCGACCGCAATGAGCTGCGCGACGTCACGAGCGAGATCGAGTGGGCCAAGGTCACCCAGACCGTGCCCGCCGACTACCCGGCCGCGGTCGCCAAGTCGCACCGCGACGCCCCGCGCGATCCGGCCGAGATCAGCCAGGTCTACGGGATGTACGAGCAGCTCAAGCGCGACCGCTCGGTGATCGACTTCGAGGATGTGCTGCTGCTCACGGTCGGCATCCTCCAGGACCGGCATGACATCGCCGACCAGATCCGCCGCCAGTACCACCACTTCGTGGTGGACGAGTACCAGGACGTCAGCCCGCTCCAGCAGAGGCTCCTCGACCTGTGGCTCGGCGACCGCGACAGCCTCTGCGTTGTCGGCGACGCCAGCCAGACGATCTACTCCTTCACCGGCGCCACCCCCGACCATCTGCTGAACTTCCGCACCCGCCACCCCGGCGCGACCATGGTCAAGCTGGTCCGCGACTACCGCTCCACGCCCCAGGTCGTCCATCTGGCCAACGGTCTGCTCAGCCAGGCGCACGGCCGGGCCGCCGAGCACCGACTCGAACTGATCTCTCAGCGCGAGGCCGGCCCCGAGCCCGCCTACACGGAGTACGCGGACGAGCCGGCCGAGGCCGAGGGCACCGCCCGCCGTATCCGCGATCTCATCGCCTCGGGCGTCCCGGCCGGCGAGATCGCCGTGCTCTACCGGATCAACGCCCAGTCGGAGGTCTACGAGCAGGCGCTGGCCGACGCCGGAGTGCCCTACCAGCTGCGCGGCGCCGAGCGCTTCTTCGACCGGCCCGAGGTACGGGAAGCGGGAGTGGCCCTGCGCGGTGCTGCCCGCGCCGGTGGCAACGACTCGCTGCTCGACGACGCCGAGGGCCTGCCCGCTCAGGTCCGGGCAGTGCTCTCCACCAAGGGCTGGACCACCGAACCACCTGCCGGATCGGGAGCGGTGCGCGACCGCTGGGAGTCCCTGGCCGCGCTGGTCCGCCTCGCCGAGGACTACGTACGGGTCAAGCCCGAGGCGACCCTCGCCGATCTGGTGGCCGAGCTGGACGAGCGCGCCGCTGCCCAGCACGCCCCCACCGTCCAGGGCGTCACTCTTGCCTCGCTCCACTCGGCGAAGGGCCTGGAGTGGGACGCCGTGTTCCTGGTCGGTCTCACCGAGGGCATGATGCCCATCACCTACGCCAAGACGGACGATCAGGTCGAGGAGGAGCGCCGACTGCTCTACGTCGGCGTCACCCGCGCCCGTCTCCATCTCTCCCTGTCCTGGGCGCTGTCCCGCTCGCCCGGGGGCCGCGCCTCGCGCCGCCCCACCCGGTTCCTGAACGGGATGCGTCCCGGCTCGGCGGCCCCCGGCGCCCCCGGCGCCCGCGGCGCGGGCGGCGCCGGTGGCATCGAGCGCGGCAGCGGCAGTCGGCGCAAGCGGCGCGGGCCCGTCCTGTGCCGCGTCTGCGGCAAGACGCTCACCGACGCGGGCGAGATGAAACTGATGCGTTGTGAGGACTGCCCCTCCGACATGGACGAGGCGCTGTACGAGCGCTTGCGTGAGTGGCGCTCGGGGCAGGCGAAGGAGCTGGGCCAGCCCGCGTACTGCGTGTTCACCGACAAGACGCTGATGGCGATCGCCGAGGCCGTGCCGGACAGTGAGGGCGAGCTGGCCGGGATCTCCGGGGTCGGCGGTCGCAAGCTCGAGCGCTTCGGAGCCGATGTGCTGACCATCTGCGCAGGTCAGGAGGTTGGAGGAGACGACGAGGAGGACTGA
- a CDS encoding ABC1 kinase family protein — MSDLPRKAVTRTAKLAALPLGIAGRATWGLGKRIGGKSAEIVARELQQRTAEQLFKVLGELKGGAMKFGQAMSVFESALPEEIAGPYRAALTKLQDAAPPMPTRTVHSVLDERLGEEWRELFLKFEDKPSAAASIGQVHRAVWHDGREVAVKVQYPGAGDALLSDLTQLSRFARLLGPLIPGMDIKPLIAELRDRVSEELDYELEAQAQREHAAEFANDPDVLVPEVVHQCDQVLVTEWIDGIPLAEVIADGTTEQRNRAGQLLARFLFSGPARTGLLHADPHPGNFRLLPEEDGEGWRLGVLDFGTVDRLPGGLPQTIGDCLRMTLESEAEAVYELLCEAGFVKESIELDPDSVLEYLLPIIEPAEAEEFTFTRGWMRNQAARIADIRSPAHQLGKQLNLPPSYLLIHRVTLSTIGVLCQLNATVRLRDELESWLPGFLPEDEEDSTAVGAQA; from the coding sequence ATGTCTGATCTTCCCCGGAAGGCGGTCACCCGGACCGCCAAGTTGGCCGCGCTGCCACTGGGCATCGCGGGCCGTGCCACTTGGGGTCTGGGTAAGCGGATCGGCGGCAAGTCCGCGGAGATCGTGGCCCGGGAGCTGCAACAGCGCACGGCGGAGCAGCTGTTCAAGGTGCTCGGCGAGCTCAAGGGCGGTGCGATGAAGTTCGGGCAGGCCATGTCCGTCTTCGAGTCGGCTCTCCCCGAGGAGATCGCGGGCCCCTATCGCGCGGCCCTGACCAAGCTTCAGGACGCGGCGCCCCCGATGCCGACGCGTACGGTCCACTCGGTTCTGGACGAGCGGCTGGGCGAGGAGTGGCGGGAGCTGTTCCTGAAATTCGAGGACAAGCCGTCGGCCGCCGCGTCCATCGGCCAGGTACACCGGGCGGTGTGGCACGACGGGCGCGAGGTCGCGGTGAAGGTGCAGTACCCGGGGGCGGGGGATGCTCTGCTCTCCGACCTGACGCAGCTCAGCCGCTTCGCCCGGCTGCTGGGGCCGCTGATTCCGGGGATGGACATCAAGCCGCTGATCGCCGAGCTCCGCGACCGGGTGTCGGAGGAGCTGGACTACGAGCTGGAGGCGCAGGCGCAGCGGGAGCATGCGGCGGAGTTCGCGAACGATCCCGATGTGCTGGTGCCCGAGGTGGTGCACCAGTGCGACCAGGTGCTGGTGACCGAGTGGATCGACGGGATACCGCTGGCCGAGGTGATCGCCGACGGCACGACCGAGCAGCGGAACCGCGCGGGGCAGTTGCTGGCCCGATTCCTCTTCTCGGGCCCGGCCCGTACGGGACTGCTGCACGCGGATCCGCACCCGGGGAACTTCCGGCTGCTCCCGGAGGAGGACGGCGAGGGCTGGCGGCTCGGCGTGCTGGACTTCGGCACCGTGGACCGGCTGCCCGGCGGGCTGCCGCAGACCATCGGCGACTGTCTGCGGATGACACTCGAGAGCGAAGCCGAGGCGGTCTACGAGCTGCTGTGCGAGGCGGGCTTCGTCAAGGAGTCCATTGAGCTCGACCCGGACTCGGTGCTGGAGTACCTGCTGCCGATCATCGAGCCGGCGGAGGCCGAGGAGTTCACCTTCACCAGGGGCTGGATGCGCAACCAGGCAGCCCGGATCGCCGACATCCGCTCCCCCGCGCATCAGCTGGGCAAGCAGCTCAATCTGCCGCCGTCGTATCTGCTGATACACCGGGTGACGCTGAGCACGATCGGGGTGCTGTGCCAGCTGAACGCGACCGTGCGGCTGCGGGACGAACTCGAATCGTGGCTCCCCGGGTTCCTGCCGGAGGACGAGGAGGACAGCACGGCGGTCGGAGCTCAGGCCTGA
- a CDS encoding ATP-dependent DNA helicase: protein MTARITDPEQLNELLGIPFTPEQTACITAPPAPQVIVAGAGSGKTTVMAARVVWLVGTGQVAPEQVLGLTFTNKAAGELAERVRKALVRAGVTDPDAIDPDNPPGEPRISTYHAFAGQLLTDHGLRIGLEPTARLLADATRYQLAARVLREAPGPYPSLTKSFPSLVSDLLALDAELAEHLVLPEQLGAYDSELLSTLESARLSNAELRKVPEAAAARRELLELTVRYREAKRARDLLDFGDQIALSAELALTRPEVGTILRDEFRVVLLDEYQDTSVAQRLLLSGLFGQGTGHAVTAVGDPCQAIYGWRGASVANLDDFPAHFAYADGRPATRFSLSENRRSGGRLLDLANGLAEPLRAMHEGVEALRPAPGAERDGIVRCALLPTHAEEIEWLADSIAHLVRTGKEPGEIAVLCRTAGDFAEIQGALVARDVPVEVVGLSGLLHLPEVADLVAMCEVLQDPGANASLVRLLTGPRWRIGPRDLALLGRRARLLVHRTSSDEKDPDERLAAAVEGTDPAEVISLADALDTFLESAGGEDDGLPFSAEARVRFARLAAELRDLRRSLADPLMDVLHRVLTTTGLEVELSASPHALAARRRETLANFLDTAAGFAALDGEATLLAFLAFLRTAAQYEKGLDNALPGGENTVKVLTAHKSKGLEWDVVAVPGLVAKHFPNDQAREAWTSQSKVLPHALRGDATTLPDVPSWDAKGLRSFKESMKDHQHTEELRLGYVTFTRPRSLLLGSAHWWGPTQKRRRGPSAFLQALYDHCAEGFGEIEVWADEPEEDAENPSLHTTTASQAWPLPLDAASLTRRRAAADTVLSYLANASADAFEEPPPPDEPLDEPLDGPPDGPPGEPLDRDPVDLPDGDDWDDWEPEPFREGDDDHGHEPDPWHDTVVPAQRGHREAGAGGVGTSAPMSTTTGGPGGLPPVSGRGGVGDIPPHPEDARTIASWDRDLDALAGELRRTRATVRDVLVPPSLSASQLLRIAADPDGFAQELARPMPRPPQPAARRGTRFHAWVESRFEELPLPMLGPDELPGGDAEDPEIADEHDLAALKEAFERTPYAHRTPYRVEAPFQLTLAGRVIRGRIDAVYRTDPGDGDGKGNGNGVDGEPHIYGKAHTDGVPHTDGVPHRYEIVDWKTSRTRTADPLQLAVYRLAWAEQHDLPLEAVNAAFIYVRSGEIVRPGALPGRAELERILLGETAGGTATGAR, encoded by the coding sequence GTGACCGCACGCATCACCGACCCCGAGCAGCTCAACGAGCTCCTCGGTATCCCCTTCACCCCGGAGCAGACGGCCTGCATCACCGCGCCGCCCGCCCCGCAGGTCATCGTGGCCGGAGCCGGTTCGGGGAAGACAACGGTGATGGCGGCGCGGGTGGTGTGGCTCGTCGGGACCGGCCAGGTCGCGCCGGAGCAGGTCCTCGGCCTCACCTTCACCAACAAGGCCGCGGGCGAGCTCGCCGAGCGCGTCCGCAAAGCTCTCGTACGGGCCGGGGTGACGGACCCCGACGCCATCGACCCCGACAACCCGCCGGGCGAGCCCCGTATCTCCACGTACCACGCCTTCGCCGGACAGCTCCTCACCGACCACGGACTGCGCATAGGCCTGGAGCCGACCGCGCGTCTGCTCGCCGACGCCACCCGCTACCAGCTCGCCGCCCGTGTGCTGCGCGAGGCGCCGGGGCCGTACCCCTCGCTGACCAAGTCCTTCCCGTCCCTGGTGAGCGACCTGCTGGCACTCGACGCGGAGCTCGCGGAGCATCTCGTACTGCCCGAGCAGCTCGGCGCGTACGACTCCGAGCTGCTGAGCACGCTGGAGAGCGCCCGGCTCAGCAACGCCGAGCTGCGCAAGGTCCCCGAGGCGGCCGCCGCACGCCGTGAGCTGCTCGAACTGACCGTCCGCTACCGCGAGGCCAAACGAGCCCGCGACCTCCTCGACTTCGGCGACCAGATCGCCCTCTCGGCCGAGCTCGCGCTCACCAGGCCCGAGGTCGGCACCATCCTGCGGGACGAATTCCGGGTCGTCCTCCTCGATGAGTACCAGGACACGTCCGTGGCTCAACGGCTGCTGCTGTCCGGCCTGTTCGGGCAGGGCACCGGCCATGCCGTGACCGCGGTCGGCGACCCCTGCCAGGCGATCTACGGCTGGCGCGGCGCCTCCGTGGCCAACCTGGACGACTTCCCTGCGCACTTCGCGTACGCCGACGGCCGCCCCGCGACCCGCTTCTCGCTCAGCGAGAACCGCCGCAGCGGCGGCCGCCTCCTCGACCTCGCCAACGGCCTCGCCGAGCCTCTGCGTGCCATGCACGAGGGCGTCGAGGCGCTGCGGCCCGCCCCCGGCGCCGAGCGCGACGGCATCGTCCGCTGCGCCCTGCTGCCCACGCACGCGGAGGAGATCGAGTGGCTCGCCGACTCCATCGCCCACCTCGTGCGTACAGGCAAGGAGCCCGGCGAGATCGCCGTCCTGTGCCGTACGGCGGGCGACTTCGCCGAGATCCAGGGCGCGCTGGTTGCCAGGGACGTCCCGGTCGAGGTCGTCGGCCTGTCCGGGCTGCTGCACCTCCCCGAGGTCGCCGACCTGGTCGCGATGTGCGAGGTCCTGCAGGATCCGGGCGCCAATGCCTCTCTCGTACGTCTGCTCACCGGACCGCGCTGGCGGATCGGCCCGCGCGACCTGGCGCTGCTGGGCCGCCGGGCCCGGCTGCTGGTCCACCGCACCTCGTCCGACGAGAAGGACCCGGACGAGCGACTGGCCGCCGCCGTCGAGGGCACCGACCCGGCCGAGGTCATCTCGCTCGCCGACGCGCTCGACACATTCCTGGAGTCGGCCGGCGGGGAGGACGACGGCCTGCCCTTCTCCGCGGAGGCCCGGGTCCGCTTCGCCCGCCTCGCCGCCGAACTGCGCGACCTGCGCCGTTCGCTCGCCGACCCCTTGATGGACGTACTGCACCGGGTCCTGACCACCACCGGCCTCGAGGTCGAACTCTCCGCCTCACCGCACGCCCTGGCCGCCCGCCGCCGCGAGACTCTGGCCAACTTCCTTGACACGGCGGCCGGATTCGCGGCGCTGGACGGGGAGGCGACGCTGCTCGCCTTCCTCGCCTTCCTGCGTACCGCCGCGCAGTACGAGAAGGGCCTGGACAACGCCCTGCCGGGAGGCGAGAACACGGTCAAGGTCCTGACGGCCCACAAGTCCAAGGGCCTGGAGTGGGATGTCGTGGCGGTCCCTGGCCTGGTCGCCAAACACTTCCCGAACGACCAGGCGCGCGAGGCCTGGACCTCCCAGTCCAAGGTCCTCCCGCATGCGCTGCGGGGCGACGCGACGACCCTCCCGGACGTCCCGTCCTGGGATGCGAAGGGGCTCAGGTCCTTCAAGGAGTCGATGAAGGACCACCAGCACACCGAGGAACTGCGCCTCGGCTACGTCACGTTCACCCGCCCCCGCTCGCTGCTCCTCGGCTCGGCCCACTGGTGGGGCCCGACCCAGAAGCGCCGACGCGGCCCTTCGGCGTTCCTCCAGGCGCTGTACGACCACTGCGCGGAGGGCTTCGGCGAGATCGAGGTCTGGGCGGACGAGCCGGAGGAAGACGCGGAGAACCCGTCGCTGCACACGACGACGGCGTCGCAGGCCTGGCCGCTCCCTCTGGACGCCGCATCCCTGACCCGCCGCCGCGCCGCGGCGGACACGGTGCTCTCCTATCTGGCCAATGCGTCGGCGGATGCCTTTGAGGAACCCCCGCCGCCGGACGAGCCCCTGGACGAGCCCCTGGACGGGCCGCCGGACGGGCCCCCGGGCGAGCCCCTGGACCGCGACCCCGTGGATCTGCCGGACGGGGACGACTGGGACGACTGGGAGCCGGAGCCGTTCCGGGAGGGCGACGACGACCACGGTCATGAGCCGGACCCGTGGCACGACACCGTTGTCCCGGCTCAGAGGGGCCACCGCGAAGCCGGCGCCGGGGGTGTGGGGACGTCAGCTCCCATGTCCACCACCACTGGGGGGCCTGGGGGCCTTCCCCCGGTTTCGGGAAGGGGCGGGGTGGGGGACATCCCCCCGCACCCCGAAGACGCCCGCACCATCGCCTCCTGGGACCGGGACCTCGACGCCCTCGCCGGCGAGCTCCGCCGCACCCGCGCCACCGTCCGTGACGTCCTCGTACCGCCCTCCCTCTCCGCCTCGCAGCTGCTGCGCATCGCCGCCGACCCCGACGGCTTCGCCCAGGAGCTGGCCCGCCCCATGCCGCGCCCCCCGCAGCCCGCCGCCCGCCGCGGCACCAGGTTCCACGCCTGGGTGGAGTCGCGGTTCGAGGAGCTCCCGCTGCCGATGCTCGGCCCCGACGAGCTTCCCGGCGGCGACGCGGAGGACCCCGAGATCGCGGACGAGCACGACCTCGCCGCGCTCAAGGAGGCCTTCGAGCGCACCCCGTACGCCCACCGCACCCCGTACCGCGTCGAGGCTCCGTTCCAGCTCACCCTCGCCGGCCGTGTCATCCGGGGCCGTATCGACGCCGTCTACCGAACCGACCCGGGCGACGGCGACGGCAAGGGAAACGGCAACGGCGTCGACGGCGAGCCGCACATATACGGCAAGGCGCACACGGACGGCGTGCCGCACACAGACGGCGTGCCGCACAGGTACGAAATCGTCGACTGGAAAACCAGCCGCACCCGCACCGCCGACCCTCTCCAGCTCGCCGTCTACCGCCTTGCCTGGGCCGAGCAGCACGACCTCCCCCTCGAAGCCGTCAACGCCGCGTTCATCTACGTACGCAGCGGAGAGATCGTCCGCCCCGGCGCCCTCCCCGGCCGAGCCGAGCTGGAGCGCATCCTGCTGGGCGAGACGGCCGGTGGGACAGCCACCGGAGCCCGTTAG
- a CDS encoding WhiB family transcriptional regulator, with protein MQLEAHAPSVPPSETIPPPALTEDSTLTPLTALSALDDAIEALGVPVPCRSYDPEVFFAESPADVEYAKSLCRTCPLMEACLAGAKERREPWGVWGGELFVQGVVVARKRPRGRPRKNPVAA; from the coding sequence GTGCAACTCGAAGCGCACGCCCCGTCCGTACCGCCTTCCGAGACGATCCCCCCGCCCGCCCTCACGGAGGACTCCACCTTGACTCCGCTCACTGCGCTCTCCGCGCTCGATGACGCCATCGAGGCCCTCGGCGTACCCGTCCCCTGCCGTTCCTACGACCCGGAGGTCTTCTTCGCCGAGTCGCCGGCTGATGTCGAGTACGCCAAGTCCCTCTGCCGTACCTGCCCGCTGATGGAGGCCTGCCTCGCGGGTGCCAAGGAGCGGCGTGAGCCGTGGGGCGTCTGGGGCGGCGAGCTCTTCGTCCAGGGCGTGGTCGTCGCCCGCAAGCGGCCGCGTGGTCGCCCGCGCAAGAACCCGGTTGCGGCATGA
- a CDS encoding dipeptidase: MSDTPDSAVRTYINQHSAAFLDDLADWLRIPSVSAQPDHDADVRRSADWLAAKLKETGFPVVEVWPTPGAPAVFAEWPSGEPDAPTVLVYGHHDVQPAAREDGWHTDPFEPQIVDGRMYGRGAADDKGQVFFHTLGVRAHLAATGRTAPAVNLKLLIEGEEESGSPNFRALVETAAARLAADAVIVSDTGMWSETTPTVCTGMRGLADCEIALYGPDQDIHSGSFGGAVPNPATVAARLVAALHDDDEHVTIPGFYDGIAPLTDAERELFAELPFDEASWLNTAKSHGTLGEAGYSTLERIWARPTAELNGIGGGYQGPGGKTIIPSSAQLKLTFRLVAGQEPEKVEQAIGDWVAARIPAGIRHEVTFAASTRPCLTPLDHPALQSVVRAMGRAFDGQKIRFTREGGSGPAADLQDVLDAPVLFLGISVPSDGWHAPNEKVELDLLLKGVETTAHLWGDLAAALR; encoded by the coding sequence ATGAGCGACACCCCGGACAGCGCCGTCCGTACGTACATCAATCAGCACAGCGCCGCCTTCCTCGACGACCTCGCCGACTGGCTGCGCATCCCGTCCGTATCGGCCCAGCCCGACCATGACGCGGACGTACGGCGCAGCGCCGACTGGCTCGCGGCCAAACTCAAGGAGACCGGCTTCCCGGTCGTCGAGGTCTGGCCCACGCCCGGCGCCCCCGCGGTCTTCGCCGAGTGGCCGTCCGGCGAACCGGACGCGCCCACCGTCCTGGTCTACGGCCACCACGACGTCCAGCCCGCCGCCCGTGAGGACGGCTGGCACACCGACCCGTTCGAGCCGCAGATCGTCGACGGCCGGATGTACGGCCGCGGCGCGGCGGACGACAAGGGCCAGGTCTTCTTCCACACCCTGGGCGTACGGGCCCATCTCGCCGCCACCGGCCGCACCGCCCCCGCGGTCAATCTCAAGCTGCTGATCGAGGGCGAGGAGGAGTCCGGCTCCCCGAACTTCCGCGCTCTCGTCGAGACCGCCGCCGCCCGCCTCGCCGCCGACGCGGTGATCGTGTCCGACACCGGTATGTGGTCCGAGACGACCCCCACCGTCTGCACCGGCATGCGTGGCCTCGCGGACTGCGAGATCGCGCTGTACGGCCCCGACCAGGACATCCACTCCGGTTCGTTCGGCGGCGCCGTGCCCAATCCGGCCACCGTCGCCGCCCGCCTCGTCGCCGCACTGCACGACGATGACGAACACGTCACGATCCCCGGCTTCTACGACGGCATCGCGCCGCTCACCGACGCGGAGCGCGAACTCTTCGCCGAGCTTCCCTTCGACGAGGCATCGTGGCTGAACACCGCCAAGTCGCACGGCACCCTCGGCGAGGCCGGCTACTCCACCCTGGAGCGCATCTGGGCCCGCCCGACCGCCGAACTCAACGGCATCGGCGGCGGTTACCAAGGCCCCGGCGGCAAGACGATCATTCCGTCCTCCGCCCAGCTGAAGCTCACGTTCCGCCTTGTCGCGGGCCAGGAACCGGAGAAGGTGGAGCAGGCCATCGGCGACTGGGTCGCGGCCCGCATCCCGGCGGGCATCCGCCATGAGGTCACCTTCGCGGCGTCGACCCGCCCCTGTCTGACCCCGCTGGACCACCCCGCGCTGCAGTCGGTCGTACGAGCCATGGGCCGCGCCTTCGACGGACAGAAGATCCGCTTCACCCGCGAGGGCGGCTCCGGCCCCGCAGCCGACCTCCAGGACGTGCTGGACGCTCCCGTCCTCTTCCTGGGCATCTCCGTACCGTCCGACGGCTGGCACGCGCCCAACGAAAAGGTCGAACTGGACCTGCTCCTCAAGGGCGTGGAGACGACCGCCCACCTGTGGGGCGACCTCGCCGCCGCACTCCGCTGA